Proteins from one Phaenicophaeus curvirostris isolate KB17595 chromosome 18, BPBGC_Pcur_1.0, whole genome shotgun sequence genomic window:
- the LOC138728622 gene encoding acyl-coenzyme A thioesterase 8-like: MHIVINGEDMGPSARRLPTARPLYAVVDVFASTKSVRVIPVEDGFPSLQTLCRVVIQKHIVHRVAIDGLDLPTLLKSFCKHDSGPAAAAPGAPGRAGRGARRVRLRLRTARRRCREPRRDPPRGDQSAGAAALTDAAITQSASRPLSRPPPACGRGLCRPVRSLGTPVPVRAAMGSEGARGPPGGDLRSVLITSVLNLERLDLDLFRGRHHWVPATRRLFGGQIVGQALVAAARAASNDEQVHSVHCYFVRAGDPKVPVLYQVERTCTGKSFSVRSVKAIQHGKPIFICQASFQLSQDSPVKHQFTMPSVPPPEELLTQEELIQKFLQNPNLAEKYRKHLNRIQAEDVPIDIKPVNPPDVFTLEPQEPKQLFWVRARGYIGEMDLKVHCCVAAYISDYAFLGTALLPHRQYHIKFMVSLDHSMWFHAPFRADHWMLYECESPWAGGCRALVQGRLWRKDGVLAATCAQEGVIRVDQTANQSKL; this comes from the exons ATGCACATCGTCATCAACGGCGAGGACATGGGGCCCAGCGCCCGGCGCCTGCCCACCGCACGCCCGCTCTACGCCGTGGTCGACGTCTTCGCCTCCACCAAGAGCGTCCGGGTGATCCCGGTGGAAGACGGCT TCCCGTCCCTGCAGACACTCTGCCGGGTGGTCATCCAGAAGCACATCGTCCACCGCGTGGCCATCGATGGCCTCGACCTGCCCACGCTGCTGAAGAGCTTCTGCAAGCATGA CTCGGGGCCGGCGGCCGCAGCTCCCGGCGCTCCAGGCCGTGCCGGGCGCGGGGCCCGCCGGGTGCGGCTGCGGCTGCGAACCGCGAGGCGGCGCTGCCGGGAGCCCCGCCGGGACCCGCCCCGCGGCGACCAATCAGCAGGCGCCGCTGCCTTGACTGACGCTGCTATCACCCAATCGGCGTCGCGTCCGCTG TCGCGGCCTCCCCCCGCGTGTGGGCGGGGCCTTTGCCGGCCGGTGCGGTCGTTGGGGACGCCGGTTCCGGTGCGGGCGGCCATGGGGTCGGAGGGGGCGCGGGGGCCGCCGGGCGGCGATCTACGCAGCGTGCTGATCACCAGCGTGCTCAACCTGGAGCGCCTGGACCTCGACCTGTTCAG GGGCCGCCACCACTGGGTCCCCGCCACGCGGCGCCTCTTCGGCGGGCAGATCGTGGGGCAGGCGCTCGTGGCCGCCGCCCGCGCCGCCAGCAACGACGAGCAGGTTCACTCGGTGCACTGCTACTTCGTGAGGGCAG gGGACCCCAAGGTGCCGGTGCTGTATCAGGTGGAGCGGACCTGCACGGGAAAGAGCTTCTCCGTGCGTTCTGTAAAGGCCATCCAGCACGGCAAGCCCATCTTCATCTGCCAGGCCTccttccagctctctcaggACAGCCCTGTGAAGCACCAGTTCACCATGCCCTCTGTGCCACCGCCCGAGGAGCTGCTGACGCAAGAGGAGCTCATCCAGAAgttcctgca GAATCCTAACCTGGCAGAGAAATACAGGAAGCACCTCAACAGGATTCAAGCTGAAGATGTGCCCATTGACATTAAACCTGTCAACCCGCCAGATGTGTTCACCTTGGAGCCGCAGGAGCCAAAGCAGCTGTTCTGGGTGCGGGCACGAGGCTACATAG GAGAGATGGACTTGAAGGTGCACTGCTGCGTGGCGGCCTACATCTCCGACTACGCCTTCCTGggcacagccctgctcccacACCGGCAGTACCACATCAAGTTCATGGTGTCCCTTGACCATTCCATGTGGTTCCACGCGCCCTTCCGAGCAGACCACTGGATGCTGTACGAATGTGAGAGCCCCTGGGCCG GTGGCTGCCGGGCGCTGGTGCAGGGGCGGCTGTGGCGCAAGGACGGGGTCCTGGCTGCCACCTGTGCCCAAGAAGGAGTCATCCGGGTGGACCAAACAGCAAATCAGAGCAAGCTGTAA
- the UBE2C gene encoding ubiquitin-conjugating enzyme E2 C — translation MASQNADPAALPSPAARKGAEPGATAARGAVGRRLQQELMALMMSGDKGISAFPESDNLFKWIGTIDGAAGTAYEGLRYRLSLEFPSGYPYAAPTVRFLTPCYHPNVDTQGNICLDILKDKWSALYDVRTILLSIQSLLAEPNIESPLNVDAAEHWKNQAAYKKYVREMYTKQTKSQET, via the exons ATGGCCTCGCAGAACGCGGACCCCGCGGCCCTGCCCAGCCCGGCCGCCCGCAAAGGAGCAGAGCCGGGGGCCACGGCGGCCCGGGGCGCTGTCGGGAGGAG gctgcagcaggagctgatgGCGCTGATg ATGTCCGGTGACAAAGGCATCTCCGCCTTCCCCGAGTCCGACAACCTCTTCAAGTGGATCGGGACCATCGACGGCGCCGCGGGCACG GCCTACGAGGGGCTGCGGTACCGGCTGTCGCTGGAGTTCCCCAGCGGGTACCCCTACGCTGCGCCCACCGTGCGGTTCCTGACACCCTGCTACCACCCCAACGTCGACACCCAGGGCAACATCTGCCTCGACATCCTCAAAGACAAGTGGTCGGCTCTCTACGACGTCCGCACCATCCTGCTCTCCATCCAGAGCCTGCTGGCAG AGCCCAACATCGAGAGCCCCCTGAACGTGGACGCCGCTGAGCACTGGAAGAACCAAGCTG cCTACAAAAAGTACGTGCGGGAGATGTACACCAAGCAGACCAAGAGCCAGGAAACCTGA
- the SNX21 gene encoding sorting nexin-21: MAARILHRLRSALGGDGDRGPRAGHPEPEDCPESSELEDDTEGLSTRLSGTLSFTSQEEEDEEEEEEEEEGAAEELEQPPQPAGAEDAEWGAAAERPGSSLLTRQLQELWRKSRGSLAPQRLLFEVTSASVVSERSSKYVLYTIYLIRSGRFDKAPATITRRYSDFERLNRRLRCRFGCDMAGIAFPRKRLRRNFTAETIAKRSRAFEQFLSHLHSIAEIRRSPEFLEFFFLQDLQTAQRLTCTGMYREALATWANAYRLQDRLGVCGSGRFLLTLAGLAVCHQELDQLGEAHGCCEQALQLLEAQGSHPLLGPFLQAHVHLAWKVGKDKRRSEARLQDLREAGPPLQQQPTLKECLIKEPLD; this comes from the exons ATGGCCGCCCGCATCCTGCACCGGCTGCGGAGCGCGCTGGGCGGCGACGGCGACCGGGGACCGCGGGCGGGACACCCCGAGCCCGAGGACTGCCCCGAGAGCTCCGAGCTGGAGGACGACACCGAGGGGCTGTCGACGCGGCTCAGCGGCACCCTGAGCTTCACcagccaggaggaggaggacgaggaggaagaggaggaggaggaggaaggagccgccgaggagctggagcagccGCCGCAGCCCGCGGGCGCTGAGGATGCAG AGTGGGGCGCCGCGGCAGAGCGCCCCGGCAGCAGCCTGCTGACCCGacagctgcaggagctgtggaGGAAGTCGCGGGGCAGCCTGGCACCGCAGCGGCTGCTCTTCGAGGTCACCAGTGCCAGTGTGGTCAGCGAGCGCTCATCCAAGTATGTG CTCTACACCATCTACCTGATCCGCTCTGGCCGGTTCGACAAGGCCCCCGCCACCATCACCCGGCGCTACTCAGACTTTGAACGGCTGAACCGGCGGCTGCGCTGCCGTTTCGGCTGCGACATGGCCGGCATCGCCTTCCCCAGGAAGAGGCTGCGCCGCAACTTCACCGCCGAGACCATCGCGAAGCGGAGCCGAGCCTTTGAGCAGTTCCTGTCCCACCTGCACTCCATTGCTGAGATCCGCCGCTCCCCCGAGTTcctcgaattcttcttcctgcaAGACCTTCAGACAGCGCAGCGCCTGACCTGCACCGGCATGTACCGGGAGGCCCTGGCTACCTGGGCCAATGCCTACCGGCTGCAGGACCGGCTGGGTGTCTGCGGCTCCGGACGCTTCCTCCTGACACTGGCCGGGCTGGCCGTGTGCCACCAGGAGCTGGACCAGCTGGGCGAGGCCCACGGCTGCTGCGAGCAGgcgctgcagctgctggaggcgCAGGGCAGCCACCCGCTGCTGGGACCCTTCCTGCAAGCGCATGTCCACCTGGCTTGGAAGGTGGGCAAGGACAAGCGGCGCTCGGAAGCGCGGCTGCAGGACCTGCGGGAGGCCGGGCcgcccctgcagcagcagcccacGCTGAAGGAGTGCCTGATCAAGGAGCCGCTGGATTGA
- the TNNC2 gene encoding troponin C, skeletal muscle codes for MPSMTDQQAEARAFLSEEMIAEFKAAFDMFDADGGGDISTKELGTVMRMLGQNPTKEELDAIIEEVDEDGSGTIDFEEFLVMMVRQMKEDAKGKSEEELANCFRIFDRNADGFIDIEELGEILRATGEHVTEEDIEDLMKDSDKNNDGRIDFDEFLKMMEGVQ; via the exons ATGCCTTCGATG ACGGACCAGCAGGCGGAAGCCCGTGCCTTCCTCAGCGAGGAGATGATTGCGG AGTTCAAGGCCGCCTTCGACATGTTTGATGCGGATGGTGGCGGGGACATCAGCACCAAGGAGCTGGGCACGGTGATGAGGATGCTGGGCCAGAACCCCACCAAGGAGGAGCTGGATGCCATCATAGAGGAGgtggatgaggatg GCAGCGGCACCATCGACTTCGAGGAGTTCCTGGTGATGATGGTGCGCCAGATGAAAGAGGATGCCAAGGGCAAGTCCGAGGAGGAGCTGGCCAACTGCTTCCGCATCTTCGACCG GAACGCGGATGGATTCATCGACATTGAGGAGCTGGGCGAGATCCTGAGGGCCACCGGGGAGCACGTCACTGAGGAGGACATAGAGGATCTGATGAAGGATTCGGACAAGAACAACGACGGCCGCATTGACTTTGATG AGTTCCTGAAGATGATGGAAGGTGTGCAGTAA